Proteins encoded together in one Papaver somniferum cultivar HN1 unplaced genomic scaffold, ASM357369v1 unplaced-scaffold_119, whole genome shotgun sequence window:
- the LOC113330826 gene encoding uncharacterized protein LOC113330826, which produces MGDASHASHVRSRTYADQVKGKQQLPTTSIDLSSLPLPTLKEGKPAIVLPESFYLEGCDIWKFSLIGRLDFKGITFQEVKDDLEHQWQLGQGAVQLIPMSRGFFTIKLQSQTAKDKLLNAEAWFFRHQKLTLIEWFPGFDAEKQRSSHASVWVSFPGLPLEFWTEKTLLSLAKSLGTSIVVDRRTLAHEYGHFASLLVDINFAEAATDAIHITVGGLDFWQSVEIQKVPKYCSKCKLIGHTDHECRKQHKENTERQLVVSKQVSIDDSQPGVSNIPKPAGGEWKVARRKKKGKKKSHNVNVDVRDVVDNIAGEEADVEFAAKLVKAQQLEVVMAQAKADFESVYVELLTAGEFLLNKNRYNAIETIQDVEESSADAKFRADQEARRVRMQSMHKVVNTTEGRNTSDSESLQDSNLRICAEKGSLPRINSGTTSQIDTNSSKSGF; this is translated from the exons ATGGGAGATGCTTCTCATGCGTCTCATGTTAGGTCTCGTACTTATGCTGATCAGGTGAAGGGGAAGCAACAGCTTCCAACAACATCTATTGATCTCAGTTCTTTACCATTGCCAACGTTAAAAGAAGGCAAACCAGCGATTGTTTTACCTGAATCTTTCTATTTGGAAggttgtgatatttggaaattcagtctTATTGGACGTTTAGATTTCAAAGGAATTACTTTCCAAGAAGTGAAGGATGATTTGGAACATCAATGGCAGCTAGGTCAAGGTGCGGTTCAGCTAATTCCTATGAGTAGAGGTTTCTTCACCATCAAGTTACAATCCCAAACAGCAAAAGACAAGCTTTTGAATGCTGAAGCTTGGTTTTTTAGGCATCAAAAGCTAACCCTAATTGAATGGTTTCCTGGTTTTGATGCTGAAAAACAAAGATCATCTCATGCTTCCGTGTGGGTTTCTTTTCCAGGGCTTCCATTAGAATTCTGGACAGAAAAAACGCTATTGTCCTTGGCTAAATCATTAGGAACTTCAATTGTGGTTGATAGACGTACTCTTGCTcatgaatatggtcactttgcatCACTTTTGGTGGATATTAATTTTGCTGAAGCAGCTACTGATGCTATTCATATTACGGTTGGGGGTTTAGATTTTTGGCAATCTGTTGAGATTCAAAAAGTTCCAaaatattgttccaagtgcaagttGATTGGGCATACTGATCATGAATGTAGAAAGCAGCACAAGGAAAATACTGAGCGACAACTTGTGGTAAGCAAACAAGTTAGCATTGATGATTCTCAACCTGGCGTGAGCAATAttcctaaacctgctggtggggaatGGAAAGTGGCTAGGCGTAAGAAGAAGGGAAAGAAAAAATCTCACAACGTCAATGTAGATGTTCGTGATGTTGTTGATAATATTGCTGGTGAAGAAGCTGATGTGGAGTTTGCTGCTAAGCTGGTGAAGGCTCAGCAGTTGGAGGTTGTTATGGCACAAGCCAAAGCTGATTTTGAATCTGTCTAtgttgaattg cTTACGGCTGGGGAGTTTCTTTTAAATAAAAACAGATATAATGCTATTGAAACAATTCAAGATGTGGAGGAGAGTTCAGCTGATGCAAAGTTTAGGGCTGATCAAGAAGCTAGGCGTGTTCGCATGCAATCCATGCATAAGGTAGTGAACACTACTGAGGGTAGGAATACTTCTGATTCCGAGTCTCTTCAGGACTCCAATTTGAGAATTTGTGCTGAAAAAGGAAGTTTACCAAGAATTAATTCTGGTACAACTTCTCAGATTGATACTAACTCCTCCAAATCTGGTTTTTAA
- the LOC113330827 gene encoding uncharacterized protein LOC113330827: MLHQKARNKWILEGASNSSFLRNSIRIRKGNHTISEIVDDAANTITDGDQLCQHVVSYYENKFNGVEMPVEDQIFDYDHLSITLEEQQRMDSLPTVEEIQKDVFDLGAHSAPGPDGFSGCFYKHCWEIIQRDLFVAILFFWQHKFTPSGANSSLIILLAKVKGANSLRNVRPIGLSNFFFKIFTKIVTTRLGSVLEKLVSEEQVAFMKERNIHENISLASEMVNELHIKSKDGDLGMKLDISQAFDTVSWSFCFGGAPQLWFL, from the coding sequence atgcTTCACCAAAAAGCAAGGAACAAATGGATTTTGGAGGGAGCTAGTAACTCTAGTTTTCTGCGTAATAGCATTCGCATTCGTAAAGGTAATCACACTATTTCTGAGATCGTGGATGATGCTGCTAATACTATCACAGATGGGGATCAATTGTGCCAACATGTTGTTTCTTATTATGAGAACAAGTTTAATGGTGTGGAAATGCCGGTTGAAGATCAGATTTTTGATTACGATCATTTGTCTATTACTTTGGAGGAACAACAACGTATGGACAGTTTGCCTACGGTGGAGGAGATTCAAAAGGATGTTTTTGATTTAGGGGCTCACAGTGCTCCGGGTCCTGATGGTTTCTCGGGTTGTTTCTATAagcattgttgggagattatccaACGTGATTTATTTGTAGCAATTCTTTTTTTCTGGCAACATAAATTTACTCCTAGTGGGGCTAATTCGAGTCTTATTATTCTCCTGGCAAAGGTTAAAGGAGCTAATTCTCTTCGGAATGTTAGACCTATTGGCCTTAGTAATTTCTTTTTCAAGATCTTTACTAAAATTGTAACTACCAGACTGGGAAGTGTTTTGGAAAAACTTGTCTCTGAGGAAcaagtggctttcatgaaagAGAGAAATATTCACGAAAATATTAGCTTGGCCTCTGAGATGGTTAATGAGCTTCATATTAAAAGCAAGGATGGCGATTTGGGAATGAAATTGGATAtttctcaggcttttgatactgtTAGTTGGTCTTTTTGTTTTGGAGGTGCTCCGCAGTTATGGTTTCTCTGA